Part of the Paenibacillus aurantius genome, GTAGCCCAGTTCCAGCTTCCAGTTACTTAACACAAGGCGGGCGGCTTGGGATTAAACCAGGGGAATTCCTCGCGGCCTTTTCCCGATTGCAAGCGGTATGCTTGATGACCTCTTTCCCGTCCCCGGCAGGAGTTTCGGGTCACATTTGGGCGGATCCCTTCATAGACTAGAGAATGACTGTTTGGGGAGGTGCCTAATGAGCTACTTGAATTATGGAATCGACCGCGACCTCGTGGAACGAATCAAGCTTAAGCTTAAAAATCCCGTCTACAAGGAGCGGGTTAAGAATCTGATGAACGGAGTGACGAAGGCCGACCTGCAAAATCCGAATAAGGTCAGCCGTCTGCTCTCCCAAACCGCGGCTGCTTTGGGGGAAAAGCTGACGGCCCAGCAGGCGGACGGAATCATCCGGTTCGTGATCGCCCAGAAGATTGATCCTTCCAACACTTTTCACCTCATTAAGCTGTGGGGAATGTTCCGCTAAGACCGCCTAAATCGGACTTCGCCTTCCGTCGGGCGAGGGATTCTTTAACCTGTTGAGGTTGTAAGCTCAGCGGGTTTTTTCCTGTTACCTGGAACGGGAGCAAACACTTTCCTCTTGAAAGGGGAATGCATGTTCGTAGTATAATAAGCGTACGAATAGGAACACTTGTTTGTAGGGACAGGATAAAGGGGAACAGTAAATGAAAGGAGAGAGGTTCCATGGGAAGAAAGCTGGAGGGAAATGGAATATGGGAGGCATCGCGCATGATGCTCCCCGAGCATAGGGAGCAGATCATCCGCCACCGCGGGGATCTGCCGAAGAAAGCGAAGCCCGCTCTGGACGAGCAGCGGATTCAGGAGCTCTCGGACCTGCTGGCGGAAGCGGTAAACCGGGGGAAGGCGGTGCAGCTCACGCTTTATGATCCTATCAGCCCCTCCATCCTGCATGGGCGAATCGAGAGGGTGGATCCCCTGCTGGGAAGGGTAAGGGTGACAGCCGGGGAGGAGGAGTGGCGAGTCCCGCTCCGTGATATTCTCGATATTGTCCTGGAGTAAGCTTTCCTTTGGGACGCAGTATCCAATCCATACATAAGCCGCCGCCCGTTAAGAATGGGTATGAAATAGCGGCATGCTCTCGACGGCCTGGTCCGAGGCCGCCGAAAGGGTCTCTTGAACCGGAGCCTGGATATGCTGCAGCATGTCCGAGACGATATCTTCGGCCGAACGGGGATTCCGCAGCTTGGCGGCGGCCCGGCGCATCCGATCGAGCGCGGACGGGTTGTGAAGCAGGAAACGGAGCTGACGCACCAGTTGATCGGCATAGTCCGCCACGAGAGCCGCTCCTTTGGCCATCATGAACTCGGCGTTATCCCGTTCCTGACCCGGTACCGGCCGGTACAGCAGGGTAGGCAGGTGACAGCACAGGGCTTCGGTGAGAGTGATGCCGCCCGGCTTGGTTACGAGACAGGAGGAGATGGCCATGAGCTCATGAACCTCCTCGACAAACCCGAGCACTTTCACATGGGGATGGTCCCGGAAGACCCTCTCCATGCTTTCCTGGAGCTTCTGGTTGTTTCCGCATACCATGACGGTCTGAATGGCGAAATCGTCCGAAATTTCGCTGCACAGCTCCTTCAGATCGCGCATGACCCCGTAGGACCCGGCCATGACGAGAAGGATACGCCGGCGGGGGTCCAGGCCGTATTTGCGGCACAGCCTGGCGACCGAGGCCGGCTGGCGGAACGCTTTTTTGACCGGAATGCCGGTGACCCGGACCTGCTCCGTCTCCAGTCCGCGGCCGACCAATTCGTGCCGCAGCTCTTCCGAAGCGACGTAGAACCGGTCGATATCCCGATGAATCCACCGGTTGTGAAGGGTGAAGTCGGTTATCACCGTATAGGTAGGAATCACGATCCCCCGTGTGCGGAGAACGGGCATGGCGAGCATGGGGAAGGTGTTGATAACAAAGTCAGGACGGCTATTCTGTAGAATCTTCTGAAGCCGGGAAATCCCGAAGGAATGCAGAGCGCGGGAGAACGGTGTCTCGTGATTCATTTCCTTGGAACTCGAGTATAGCCAGCCGTACAGGCTGGGAAACCAGGCGTAGCTCTTGATGTAGAACCATTTGGCCGCCGCGTTGAGAAAAGGATGGGCTTCCGCAAAAAGATCGGCCGTCTCCACCTCCACCCCTTCCGCCGAAAGGGCTTCCGTCAGGGCGCGCGTCACCTGAAGGTGTCCGTCTCCGTAGCTGGCATATAGAATCAGCGCTTTCTTCGTTGTTTTCATAGAGTTCCTCCTTCAGGTACCCCCTAAGGACTGTTTTCGGTTTGATCGGAAAATCGGCCTCCCTTTGACGGAAGGAGACCGGTCTCCCTGCTTATCAGCTATTTACCCAAGAGCATCGGGATGAAGCAAGCCGCTTACCAAGTACCAGGCTTTAATAACATTTCCCAGCCCGTCCCGGGCTATGCCTGATAAGGAAAAGGCCCAAAGAAAGGGAAGGCCGGGGAGGGAGGGGCGGAAATTTTTTTGCAGAGTTTCGGGAGCAACCGCTTCTGTTTCCCTTTCCGGCTAAATACAATAGGAAAATCAAGATGCCGGGAGGGAGATACAGTGGCGCAGGTTCTGGACGTGAACTTGGATATCGAGGAAATGAAGGTGCAGGTGGAGAACGGCAAAACCGCCTCATCCCAGACGATTGCCTACGAGTCCATCCAGAAAATCCAATTCAACCGGGAGAAGGTCAAGAAGTGGTTCGGCTCCAAAACGGTGGAAAGCATCCGAATCTACACGAAGCAGAGCGAGGAACCGCTGGTCCTTCGCAGCGATAAGCTCAAATCATCCTTTTCCGCTGCGGAAAGCTACCTGAGGAAAGTGGCCCTGAAGAACCATGTCATCGTCGAAACCCACAACGAATAAACCGACCCTCAACCGAAGCCGCGGCGATTACCCGTCTGCGGCTTTGGCTTGGGCGTAAAAGAGGACAACCTCGCGGCTTCCAGG contains:
- a CDS encoding stage VI sporulation protein F — translated: MSYLNYGIDRDLVERIKLKLKNPVYKERVKNLMNGVTKADLQNPNKVSRLLSQTAAALGEKLTAQQADGIIRFVIAQKIDPSNTFHLIKLWGMFR
- a CDS encoding YolD-like family protein — encoded protein: MGRKLEGNGIWEASRMMLPEHREQIIRHRGDLPKKAKPALDEQRIQELSDLLAEAVNRGKAVQLTLYDPISPSILHGRIERVDPLLGRVRVTAGEEEWRVPLRDILDIVLE
- a CDS encoding MGDG synthase family glycosyltransferase: MKTTKKALILYASYGDGHLQVTRALTEALSAEGVEVETADLFAEAHPFLNAAAKWFYIKSYAWFPSLYGWLYSSSKEMNHETPFSRALHSFGISRLQKILQNSRPDFVINTFPMLAMPVLRTRGIVIPTYTVITDFTLHNRWIHRDIDRFYVASEELRHELVGRGLETEQVRVTGIPVKKAFRQPASVARLCRKYGLDPRRRILLVMAGSYGVMRDLKELCSEISDDFAIQTVMVCGNNQKLQESMERVFRDHPHVKVLGFVEEVHELMAISSCLVTKPGGITLTEALCCHLPTLLYRPVPGQERDNAEFMMAKGAALVADYADQLVRQLRFLLHNPSALDRMRRAAAKLRNPRSAEDIVSDMLQHIQAPVQETLSAASDQAVESMPLFHTHS